A genomic stretch from Candidatus Nanoarchaeia archaeon includes:
- a CDS encoding polyprenol monophosphomannose synthase — protein MKPDISIILATYNERGNIELLIPKIQDALNRKNIEIIVVDDNSPDGTSKIVQNLQKRSKNIRLITRTSEKGLASALLAGFDAAKGDILIAMDSDLAHDPKYLPEMIHDVQKKSIDCIIGSRYLRKSRFIGKPFHKKLASMLGQKLFTSILGLPIRDTTNNFRVFKRSLYRDIRKSLHPQGNVMLAEFLYRAYKKGYIMKEIPILYIERRKGKTKLSLWKETLNFIRMIGVIKYGTKR, from the coding sequence ATGAAGCCAGACATCTCAATCATCCTCGCAACCTACAATGAACGGGGAAACATAGAGCTTCTCATCCCGAAGATCCAGGATGCTCTGAACAGAAAAAACATAGAGATCATCGTAGTTGACGACAATTCTCCTGATGGTACCTCCAAGATTGTTCAGAATCTTCAGAAGAGATCAAAAAACATCCGGCTTATAACACGAACAAGTGAAAAAGGCCTTGCCTCAGCCCTTCTGGCAGGATTTGATGCGGCAAAAGGCGATATTCTCATAGCAATGGACTCTGACCTTGCCCACGACCCGAAATATCTTCCCGAAATGATACACGATGTCCAAAAAAAATCTATAGACTGCATCATCGGAAGCAGGTATCTCAGGAAAAGCAGATTCATAGGAAAGCCTTTTCACAAGAAGCTCGCATCAATGCTCGGCCAGAAGCTCTTCACGTCCATCCTTGGGCTTCCGATCAGAGACACGACAAACAATTTTAGGGTGTTCAAAAGAAGCCTCTACCGGGATATCAGAAAAAGCCTCCATCCGCAAGGAAACGTCATGCTCGCTGAATTCCTTTATAGGGCATATAAAAAAGGATATATCATGAAAGAAATCCCCATCCTCTATATCGAAAGAAGAAAAGGGAAGACAAAGCTCAGCCTCTGGAAAGAGACCTTAAATTTCATAAGGATGATCGGAGTCATCAAGTATGGAACAAAACGATAA